Proteins found in one Corynebacterium sanguinis genomic segment:
- the eno gene encoding phosphopyruvate hydratase has protein sequence MADIIHAFAREIMDSRGNPTVEAEVFLDDGARGIAGVPSGASTGVHEAHELRDGDERYEGKGVRKAVDNVNEEIADAIAGIEADDQRLIDQTMIELDGTDNKSRLGANAILGVSMAVAKAAAESAGLPLYRYIGGPNAHILPVPMMNILNGGAHADSGVDVQEFMIAPLGAETFEEALRMGAEVYHALKSVLKAKGLSTGLGDEGGFAPSVDSTKAALDVIVEAVEKAGYTLGDDIALALDVASSEFYEDGVYNFEGGKHSSAEMIKVYADLVEQYPIVSIEDPLDEDDWDGYVELTAQIGDKVQIVGDDFFVTNPKRLAEGIEKKAANALLVKVNQIGTLTETFDAVDLAHRNGYRTMMSHRSGETEDTTIADLAVALGCGQIKTGAPARSERVAKYNQLLRIEQQLGDAAVYAGRSAFPRSK, from the coding sequence GTGGCTGACATCATTCACGCATTCGCACGAGAGATCATGGATTCCCGCGGCAACCCGACCGTCGAGGCGGAGGTCTTCCTCGACGACGGGGCGCGCGGCATCGCCGGTGTTCCTTCCGGTGCTTCCACGGGCGTCCACGAGGCCCACGAGCTGCGTGATGGCGACGAGCGCTACGAGGGCAAGGGCGTACGCAAGGCAGTCGACAACGTCAACGAGGAAATCGCCGATGCGATTGCCGGCATCGAGGCGGACGACCAGCGCCTCATCGACCAAACTATGATTGAGCTCGACGGCACCGACAACAAGTCGCGTCTTGGCGCGAACGCGATCCTTGGCGTTTCGATGGCCGTCGCTAAGGCAGCCGCGGAGTCCGCTGGCCTGCCTCTGTACCGCTACATCGGCGGCCCGAACGCGCACATCCTGCCGGTGCCGATGATGAACATCCTCAACGGCGGCGCGCACGCGGACTCCGGCGTGGACGTCCAAGAGTTCATGATCGCCCCGCTCGGCGCCGAGACCTTCGAGGAGGCGCTGCGCATGGGCGCGGAGGTCTACCACGCGCTCAAATCCGTGCTCAAGGCCAAGGGCCTGTCCACCGGGCTTGGCGACGAGGGCGGGTTCGCCCCCTCCGTCGACTCCACCAAGGCCGCGCTTGACGTCATTGTCGAGGCCGTTGAGAAGGCCGGCTACACCTTGGGCGACGACATCGCTCTCGCCCTCGACGTCGCGTCCTCCGAGTTCTACGAGGACGGCGTCTACAACTTCGAGGGTGGCAAGCACAGCTCGGCGGAGATGATCAAGGTCTACGCGGATCTCGTGGAGCAGTACCCGATCGTGTCCATCGAGGACCCGCTAGACGAGGACGACTGGGACGGCTATGTCGAGCTCACCGCCCAGATCGGCGACAAGGTTCAGATCGTCGGCGACGACTTCTTCGTGACCAACCCGAAGCGCCTCGCGGAGGGCATTGAGAAGAAGGCCGCCAACGCCCTGCTGGTCAAGGTCAACCAGATCGGCACCCTGACCGAGACCTTCGACGCTGTCGACCTCGCGCACCGCAACGGCTACCGCACGATGATGTCGCACCGCTCCGGCGAGACCGAGGACACCACCATCGCCGATCTCGCCGTCGCCCTGGGCTGCGGCCAGATCAAGACCGGCGCGCCGGCGCGTTCCGAGCGCGTGGCCAAGTACAACCAGCTCCTGCGCATTGAGCAGCAGCTTGGCGACGCCGCCGTGTACGCCGGCCGCAGCGCCTTCCCGCGCTCCAAGTAG
- a CDS encoding deoxyguanosinetriphosphate triphosphohydrolase — MYPYSDVDVERRAPEGPKGSQMPESMDQRGAFSRDRARVLHSAAFRRLADKTQVVGPRDGDTPRTRLTHSIEVAQISRDIGLGLGLNPDLCDMAGLTHDIGHPPYGHNGEVALNELAATAGGFEGNAQTLRILTRLEPKVIDGEESFGLNLTRAALDAACKYPRTRTLDDGSTARKYSAYDSDRHILEWLRAGHTTDAPPIEAQVMDTADDIAYSVHDVEDGIVSGRVSLKVLWDFVELAALADKGAQAFGGTADKLIAAADRLRALPAIASAADFNYSLSAWAGLKQLTSELVGRYVGAVTSATRSADVNQPDALRSDLNPDGALGRQHGRLIIPAEAEAEVRLLKTVAVLYVMDMPTHLKRQDRQRDRIYRVYDYLSHGAPGTLDTMFQQWWLTASSEQERERVIIDQIASLTESRLERLAKRSASLEGFIG, encoded by the coding sequence GTGTACCCATACAGTGATGTCGACGTCGAGCGCCGTGCGCCCGAGGGCCCGAAGGGTTCGCAGATGCCCGAGTCGATGGACCAGCGTGGCGCGTTCTCCCGGGACCGCGCACGGGTTCTGCACTCGGCCGCCTTCCGACGCCTCGCCGACAAAACCCAGGTCGTCGGCCCCCGCGACGGTGATACCCCGCGCACCCGGTTGACGCACTCGATCGAGGTCGCGCAGATTTCCCGAGACATCGGCCTAGGCCTCGGCCTCAACCCCGACCTGTGCGACATGGCCGGGCTGACCCACGACATTGGCCATCCGCCCTACGGGCACAACGGCGAGGTCGCGCTCAACGAGCTCGCTGCCACAGCCGGCGGTTTCGAAGGCAACGCGCAAACCCTGCGCATCCTGACTCGCCTCGAGCCGAAAGTGATTGACGGTGAGGAGTCCTTCGGGCTCAACCTCACCCGCGCCGCCCTCGACGCCGCCTGCAAGTACCCGCGCACGCGCACGCTTGACGACGGCTCAACGGCGCGCAAGTACTCCGCCTACGACTCCGATCGCCACATCCTGGAATGGCTGCGCGCGGGCCACACCACTGACGCCCCTCCGATCGAGGCGCAGGTGATGGATACCGCCGACGACATTGCGTACTCCGTGCACGACGTCGAAGACGGCATCGTCTCCGGGCGCGTCTCGCTGAAGGTGCTGTGGGACTTCGTTGAACTCGCGGCGCTGGCCGACAAGGGCGCGCAGGCCTTCGGCGGCACCGCCGACAAGCTCATTGCGGCGGCCGATCGCCTCCGGGCGCTGCCGGCGATCGCGTCCGCGGCGGATTTCAACTACTCGCTGTCGGCCTGGGCGGGGCTCAAGCAGCTCACCTCGGAACTCGTGGGGCGCTACGTTGGCGCGGTGACCTCGGCGACGAGGTCCGCTGATGTCAACCAGCCCGACGCGCTGCGCAGCGACCTCAACCCCGACGGCGCGCTGGGCAGACAACACGGCCGGCTGATCATCCCCGCCGAGGCCGAGGCAGAGGTGCGCCTGCTCAAAACAGTCGCGGTGCTCTACGTCATGGACATGCCCACCCACCTTAAGCGCCAGGACCGCCAGCGCGACCGCATCTACCGCGTCTATGACTACCTCTCCCACGGCGCCCCCGGCACCTTGGACACCATGTTCCAGCAGTGGTGGCTCACCGCCTCATCCGAGCAGGAGCGCGAGCGCGTCATTATTGACCAGATCGCGTCACTTACCGAGTCGCGCCTGGAGCGGTTGGCGAAGCGCTCCGCCAGCCTCGAGGGGTTTATAGGCTAG
- the dnaG gene encoding DNA primase, with translation MAKGRIPDSDIQAIRERAPIDEIVGEYVQLKPAGHDSLKGLSPFKDEKTPSFHVRPARGYYHCFSTGKGGDVFSFLMEMEQLTFPEAVEAVAEQIGYHINYQGGSTGARDVKPGTRARLLAANKAAHEFYRQQLETPEAEVGRQFLLDRGFDQDTIYHFECGYAPDGWDTLTKHLLRKGFDVQELQDAGLSTMGRRGPIDKFRRRLLWPIKDVAGNVIGFGARKLFDDDPMGKYMNTSDTMLYHKSKVLFGLDLAKKSIATEHQAVVVEGYTDVMAMHAAGVTTAVAACGTAFGKDHMSIIRRLMLDDSYFRGELIYTFDGDEAGQKAAMRAFEGDQAFTGQSFVAVAPEGMDPCDLRLGKGDSAVRDLVASRVPMYEFVLGTLLQNYSLDTAEGRLQALRRTVPVVAEISDPVLQTEYARRLAGWVGWPNPGEVISQVRDEAKKPKKSKRSFSPRAQSTQPTNTDAPLLVAPAPDDSLLWPQREALKIALQYPDVAGDYFDGINPDAFTNDAYRQVRDAMDAVGSVAAVSSGVEWISDVAGQMRDLAGRNFVSELAVEEIHADDIEAYADSVLSRLQEARVGDQIAQLKAQLERMRPADDERAYNALFSDLLALETARRELNIRAFRPGH, from the coding sequence ATGGCTAAGGGCAGGATTCCGGATAGTGACATCCAAGCAATCCGCGAGCGCGCGCCCATCGACGAAATCGTCGGTGAATACGTGCAGCTCAAGCCCGCGGGCCACGATTCGCTCAAGGGGCTGAGCCCGTTCAAGGATGAAAAGACCCCGTCGTTCCACGTCCGCCCCGCCCGCGGCTACTACCACTGCTTTTCCACGGGCAAGGGCGGCGACGTCTTTTCTTTCCTCATGGAGATGGAGCAGCTGACCTTCCCCGAGGCCGTCGAGGCGGTCGCGGAGCAGATCGGCTACCACATCAATTACCAGGGCGGGTCCACGGGCGCGCGCGACGTCAAGCCGGGGACCAGGGCGCGCCTGCTGGCGGCGAACAAAGCGGCGCACGAGTTCTACCGCCAGCAGCTCGAGACGCCCGAGGCGGAAGTCGGCCGCCAGTTCCTCCTCGACCGCGGTTTCGACCAGGACACGATCTACCACTTCGAGTGCGGTTACGCGCCCGACGGCTGGGACACGCTGACCAAGCACCTGCTTCGCAAGGGCTTCGACGTCCAAGAGCTGCAGGACGCAGGCTTATCGACGATGGGACGCCGCGGGCCCATCGACAAGTTCCGGCGCCGCCTGTTGTGGCCGATCAAGGACGTCGCGGGCAACGTCATCGGGTTCGGCGCCCGCAAGCTTTTCGACGACGACCCGATGGGCAAGTACATGAACACCTCCGACACGATGCTCTACCACAAGTCGAAGGTGCTCTTCGGGCTGGACCTGGCGAAAAAAAGCATCGCCACCGAGCACCAGGCAGTGGTTGTGGAGGGCTACACGGACGTCATGGCGATGCACGCCGCGGGCGTGACCACCGCCGTCGCGGCGTGCGGCACGGCGTTTGGCAAGGACCACATGTCGATTATCCGCCGGCTGATGCTCGACGACAGCTACTTCCGCGGCGAGCTGATCTACACGTTCGACGGCGACGAGGCGGGCCAAAAGGCCGCGATGCGCGCGTTCGAGGGGGATCAGGCTTTTACCGGCCAGAGCTTCGTGGCCGTCGCCCCGGAGGGGATGGACCCGTGCGATCTGCGGCTGGGCAAGGGCGATTCCGCGGTGCGTGACCTCGTTGCGAGCCGCGTGCCCATGTACGAGTTTGTGCTCGGGACGCTGCTTCAGAACTACTCCCTGGATACCGCGGAGGGTCGCCTCCAAGCGCTGCGGCGCACAGTCCCGGTCGTCGCCGAGATCTCCGACCCGGTTCTGCAAACTGAGTACGCGCGCCGCCTCGCCGGATGGGTCGGTTGGCCGAACCCGGGCGAGGTGATATCCCAGGTACGCGATGAGGCGAAGAAACCGAAGAAGTCCAAGCGCTCCTTTAGCCCCAGGGCGCAGTCCACCCAGCCGACGAACACCGATGCGCCCCTTCTGGTCGCGCCGGCACCGGACGACTCGTTGCTGTGGCCGCAGCGCGAGGCGTTAAAAATCGCGCTGCAGTACCCCGATGTCGCCGGAGACTACTTTGACGGGATCAACCCGGACGCGTTCACCAACGACGCGTACCGCCAGGTGCGCGACGCAATGGACGCGGTGGGCAGCGTGGCCGCTGTGAGCAGCGGGGTCGAGTGGATCAGCGATGTCGCCGGGCAGATGCGCGACTTGGCGGGGCGCAACTTCGTCTCCGAGCTCGCGGTGGAGGAGATCCACGCCGACGACATAGAGGCCTATGCCGATTCTGTGCTCTCGCGTTTGCAGGAAGCCCGCGTGGGCGATCAGATCGCGCAGCTCAAGGCCCAGTTGGAGCGCATGCGCCCGGCTGACGACGAGCGCGCCTACAACGCCCTGTTCTCGGACCTACTGGCCCTGGAGACGGCGCGCCGGGAGCTGAATATCCGGGCGTTTCGCCCCGGCCACTAG
- a CDS encoding MazG nucleotide pyrophosphohydrolase domain-containing protein, which produces MTVLVLDPRWPDMIPIGVRIRGTVAFTSEVPVSVRWAIENTADGESWLLTTDPSDAEAAARIAGGEEVIEVASLSDPVLAATRTMRVARRRGEWESSMTHESLLPFLEEEAGEFAEAVRRGDGAELKKELSDLFLQVLFHSEIAAGFDFPDVAQAFVDKMRSRAPYLFDGSTGVVGIEEQDRLWAEGKARERGKRAGLEL; this is translated from the coding sequence ATGACCGTCCTGGTTCTCGACCCCCGTTGGCCCGACATGATTCCCATCGGTGTTCGGATTCGCGGCACCGTGGCGTTTACGTCCGAGGTGCCCGTGTCAGTGCGCTGGGCGATCGAGAATACGGCTGATGGTGAGAGCTGGCTGCTGACCACCGACCCTTCCGACGCGGAGGCCGCGGCGCGTATCGCCGGCGGTGAAGAGGTTATCGAGGTAGCGAGCCTGTCCGACCCGGTGCTGGCGGCGACGCGCACGATGCGCGTCGCGCGCCGCCGCGGGGAGTGGGAGAGCTCAATGACGCACGAGAGCCTCCTGCCGTTCTTGGAGGAGGAGGCCGGTGAGTTCGCCGAGGCAGTGCGCCGTGGCGATGGCGCGGAGTTAAAAAAGGAGCTCAGCGACCTTTTCCTGCAGGTCCTGTTCCATTCCGAAATCGCCGCCGGCTTTGACTTTCCGGATGTCGCCCAGGCGTTCGTGGATAAGATGCGCTCGCGCGCGCCCTATCTTTTCGACGGCTCGACCGGCGTCGTCGGAATCGAGGAGCAGGACCGCCTGTGGGCGGAGGGTAAGGCGCGCGAGCGGGGAAAACGCGCCGGGTTAGAGTTGTAG
- a CDS encoding TPM domain-containing protein: MNPRYLRILLAGPLLAAGLGTAAAPAALALSTSVQAQATSLAPGRLSDVVTDEAGVLSPGEISQIESAVTQVAAEKQKTVRVVYLDSFGSMSAEQWAQEAVNQNGSNTAVIAISPQERSFAVDAGQMWSQGEVDAMYDAAYARLTQNDWAGAALAAVDAAAGGGAGDGQGGLLVAGGLGVAAVAGGGIWAASRRNTKKTKQAQVAAARELGPGDTDSLSRLPTPALEELARDALVHSDESIRQGKEELSLATAEFGPERVRPFTSAMNTANSTLQRAFATHQRLYDAIPETEPEKRAMLIDIISSAGKANEALQAKSAEFNEMRSTLMRADEEIDKIVQRTIDLRARLEPAEATLEDLRARYSEEILASIAPNVGVARDSLDEAERLLTEARSVASQPAGRQGALVDLLASASHAVEVSDTNLAAIEHADTNIRDSRANLPALITEIEGELREIESLKGASKQGAQIDVAALDAIAAEARQSLASMGNRAETDPLSLYTDLTDLDSRIDAHIDAARGAAADQNRQLTVLQQQLQVAGAQIQSAEDLINSRGRIISSHARSLLAEAKRQFNEARNRATSDTRGAIDFARTATETARRASSSANDDINRYQQQRNQQMAGGVAGNMANAIIWGSILSGGFGGGGGGFGGGFGGGGGFSGGGPVGRGGMF; the protein is encoded by the coding sequence ATGAATCCACGCTATCTTCGCATCCTGCTCGCCGGCCCGCTGCTCGCAGCGGGACTCGGCACCGCCGCCGCACCCGCCGCACTCGCGCTGAGCACCTCGGTCCAGGCACAGGCGACCTCACTTGCGCCCGGCCGGCTTAGCGACGTCGTCACCGACGAAGCCGGAGTCTTAAGCCCCGGGGAGATCAGCCAGATCGAATCCGCCGTCACGCAGGTCGCGGCGGAGAAACAAAAGACCGTCCGCGTGGTCTACCTCGACTCCTTCGGATCCATGAGCGCGGAGCAGTGGGCTCAGGAGGCGGTTAACCAAAATGGATCCAACACCGCGGTCATTGCGATCTCCCCGCAGGAACGCTCATTTGCCGTCGACGCGGGCCAGATGTGGTCCCAGGGCGAGGTCGACGCGATGTACGACGCGGCGTACGCGCGCCTGACCCAAAACGACTGGGCCGGCGCGGCGTTGGCTGCCGTGGATGCAGCAGCGGGCGGCGGCGCAGGCGACGGGCAGGGCGGCCTCTTGGTCGCGGGCGGGCTCGGCGTGGCCGCTGTTGCGGGCGGCGGAATCTGGGCCGCATCGCGGCGCAACACGAAGAAAACCAAGCAGGCCCAGGTCGCCGCCGCGCGCGAGCTGGGCCCGGGAGACACCGATTCCCTGTCGCGCCTGCCCACGCCAGCGCTCGAAGAGCTCGCCCGTGACGCCCTTGTCCACTCCGACGAGTCCATCCGCCAGGGCAAGGAGGAGCTGTCCCTGGCCACCGCGGAGTTCGGCCCCGAGCGCGTGCGGCCCTTTACGTCCGCGATGAACACGGCGAATTCCACCCTGCAGCGCGCGTTCGCCACCCACCAGCGCCTGTACGACGCCATCCCCGAAACCGAGCCGGAAAAGCGCGCGATGCTGATCGACATCATCTCGTCGGCCGGCAAGGCAAACGAAGCTCTGCAGGCCAAGTCGGCCGAGTTCAACGAGATGCGTAGCACGCTCATGCGCGCGGACGAGGAGATCGACAAGATTGTCCAGCGCACGATCGACCTCCGCGCCCGCCTCGAGCCAGCGGAGGCCACACTGGAAGACCTGCGTGCCCGCTACTCAGAGGAGATACTCGCCTCAATCGCCCCGAACGTCGGTGTGGCCAGGGACTCCCTCGATGAGGCCGAGAGGCTGCTGACCGAGGCGCGCAGCGTCGCGTCCCAGCCCGCCGGGCGCCAGGGCGCACTGGTGGACCTGCTGGCCTCCGCTTCCCACGCGGTCGAAGTCTCCGACACCAACCTCGCCGCCATCGAGCACGCCGACACCAACATCCGCGACTCCAGGGCAAACCTTCCCGCCCTGATCACCGAGATCGAGGGCGAACTGCGAGAGATCGAGTCGCTCAAGGGTGCGAGCAAGCAGGGCGCGCAGATCGATGTCGCCGCGCTGGACGCCATTGCCGCCGAGGCTCGCCAGAGTCTGGCTTCGATGGGCAACCGCGCCGAGACTGACCCGCTCTCCCTGTACACGGATCTGACCGATCTGGACTCGCGTATCGACGCCCACATCGACGCCGCCCGCGGCGCCGCCGCCGACCAGAACCGCCAACTGACCGTGCTCCAGCAGCAGCTTCAGGTCGCCGGGGCGCAGATCCAGTCGGCTGAGGACCTGATCAACTCTCGTGGTCGCATTATCAGTTCCCACGCCCGCTCCCTTCTGGCCGAAGCGAAGCGCCAGTTCAACGAGGCGCGCAACCGGGCGACGAGCGACACCCGCGGCGCCATCGACTTCGCGCGCACCGCGACCGAGACCGCGCGCCGCGCCTCCAGCTCCGCGAACGACGACATCAACCGCTACCAGCAGCAGCGCAACCAGCAGATGGCAGGCGGTGTGGCGGGCAACATGGCCAACGCGATCATCTGGGGCTCGATCCTCTCCGGCGGCTTCGGCGGCGGGGGCGGCGGCTTTGGCGGCGGCTTCGGCGGCGGCGGAGGGTTCTCCGGGGGCGGGCCCGTCGGCCGCGGCGGCATGTTCTAG
- a CDS encoding glycine--tRNA ligase, with the protein MASSNIDTVVNLCKRRGLVYPAGEIYGGTRSAWDYGPLGVELKENIKRQWWRHMVQSRKDTVGVDTSIILPRQVWVASGHVEVFTDPLVESLHTHKRYRADHLLEAYEEKHGHPPANGLADINDPETGQPGNWTEPRAFSGLMKTFLGPVDDSEGLHYLRPETAQGIFVNFKNVMTSARMKPPFGIANMGKSFRNEITPGNFIFRTREFEQMEMEFFVKPGEDEQWHQYWIDNRLQWYIDLGINPDNLRLYEHPKEKLSHYSKRTVDVEYAYNFTGSKWGELEGVANRTDYDLKTHAEASGEDLSFFEQDSGERWIPYCIEPAAGLGRAMMAFLIDAYHEDEAPNAKGGVDTRVVLKLDRRLAPIKVAVLPLSKKPELSGPAEELAQTLRQHWNVDFDTSGAIGRRYRRQDEIGTPFCVTFDFDSLEDNAVTVRERDTMQQERVKLDELESYLAAQLIGA; encoded by the coding sequence ATGGCCTCCAGCAACATCGATACCGTCGTCAATCTCTGCAAGCGTCGTGGGTTGGTGTACCCGGCGGGAGAGATCTACGGCGGTACCCGCTCCGCGTGGGACTATGGCCCGCTCGGCGTGGAGTTGAAGGAGAACATCAAGCGCCAGTGGTGGCGCCACATGGTGCAGTCGCGCAAGGACACCGTCGGCGTGGACACCTCGATCATCCTGCCTCGCCAGGTGTGGGTCGCCTCGGGCCACGTCGAGGTGTTCACCGACCCACTGGTGGAGTCCCTGCACACCCACAAGCGCTACCGCGCCGACCACCTGCTCGAGGCCTACGAGGAGAAGCACGGACACCCGCCGGCCAACGGGCTCGCGGACATCAACGACCCCGAGACCGGCCAGCCGGGCAACTGGACCGAGCCGCGCGCCTTCTCCGGCCTGATGAAGACCTTCCTCGGCCCCGTCGACGACTCCGAGGGCCTGCACTACCTGCGCCCGGAGACGGCCCAGGGCATCTTCGTCAACTTCAAGAACGTGATGACGTCCGCGCGCATGAAGCCGCCGTTCGGCATCGCGAACATGGGCAAGTCCTTCCGCAACGAGATCACCCCGGGCAACTTCATCTTCCGCACCCGTGAGTTCGAGCAGATGGAGATGGAGTTCTTTGTCAAGCCCGGCGAGGACGAGCAGTGGCACCAGTACTGGATTGACAACCGCCTGCAGTGGTACATCGACCTCGGCATCAACCCGGACAACCTGCGCCTGTACGAGCACCCGAAGGAGAAGCTGTCGCACTACTCCAAGCGCACCGTCGACGTGGAGTACGCCTACAACTTCACCGGGTCGAAGTGGGGTGAGCTCGAGGGCGTGGCCAACCGCACCGACTACGACCTGAAGACCCACGCCGAGGCCTCGGGCGAGGACTTGAGCTTCTTCGAGCAGGACTCGGGCGAGCGCTGGATTCCGTATTGCATCGAGCCGGCAGCCGGCCTGGGCCGCGCGATGATGGCCTTCCTCATCGACGCCTACCACGAGGACGAGGCCCCGAACGCGAAGGGCGGGGTGGACACCCGCGTCGTGCTCAAGCTGGATCGCCGCCTCGCGCCGATCAAGGTCGCGGTGCTGCCGCTGTCGAAGAAGCCGGAGCTGTCCGGCCCGGCGGAGGAGCTCGCGCAGACGCTGCGCCAGCACTGGAACGTCGACTTTGATACCTCAGGTGCGATCGGGCGCCGCTACCGCCGCCAGGACGAGATCGGCACCCCGTTCTGCGTCACCTTCGACTTCGATTCCCTCGAGGACAACGCCGTCACGGTGCGTGAGCGCGACACGATGCAGCAGGAGCGCGTCAAGCTTGACGAGCTCGAATCCTACCTGGCCGCACAACTCATCGGCGCCTAG
- a CDS encoding lytic transglycosylase domain-containing protein, whose translation MVITAIVLIIALTGWVFSIFTNVSPSPSRQPVPADVPPAAAEAPPLIDVHAPGRTSDNLAEWATPIAEQTGIDPQAVRAYGNAALIAREAWPTCNLAWNTLAGIGWVETRHGTYTGRTFDGGRLNEAGFAEPPIVGPALDGSGNFAEIRDTDAGALDGDTTYDRAVGPMQFLPGSWKIYGRDANGDGVADPQQIDDAALASANLLCANNRDLSTPEGWRDAIFSYNNSNDYVVKVRDAAANYALSQPAHR comes from the coding sequence ATGGTGATCACGGCGATTGTCTTGATCATCGCGCTCACTGGCTGGGTCTTCTCGATTTTCACCAACGTCAGCCCGTCGCCAAGCAGGCAGCCGGTGCCCGCCGACGTGCCGCCAGCTGCGGCTGAGGCGCCGCCGCTTATCGACGTCCACGCGCCCGGTCGCACCTCCGACAACCTCGCGGAGTGGGCCACCCCGATCGCGGAGCAGACGGGGATTGACCCGCAGGCCGTGCGCGCCTACGGCAACGCCGCGCTGATCGCTCGGGAGGCGTGGCCGACCTGCAACCTTGCCTGGAACACGCTTGCCGGGATCGGCTGGGTGGAAACGCGCCACGGCACGTATACCGGTCGCACGTTTGACGGCGGCCGGCTCAACGAGGCTGGATTCGCCGAGCCCCCGATCGTCGGCCCGGCGCTTGACGGCAGCGGCAACTTCGCGGAAATCCGTGATACCGACGCCGGCGCGCTCGACGGCGACACCACCTACGACCGCGCGGTTGGGCCGATGCAGTTCCTGCCCGGCTCCTGGAAAATCTACGGCCGCGACGCCAACGGCGACGGGGTGGCGGACCCGCAGCAGATCGACGACGCCGCGCTCGCCTCCGCGAACCTCCTCTGCGCGAACAACCGCGACCTGTCAACCCCGGAGGGGTGGCGCGATGCGATCTTTAGCTACAACAACTCTAACGACTACGTGGTAAAAGTCCGCGACGCAGCGGCGAACTACGCGCTGTCGCAACCGGCGCACCGCTAG
- a CDS encoding ribonuclease domain-containing protein, with protein MADNSGLKNRYLGVLLIGLVGASLGMFGIRNVAEGGPSGVEFCSPDEVPAQAWDTIDTVENDGPYPHPEFDDRRFGNYEGVLPEEELGYYQEYTVETPGLGHRGERRIVTGGGADGEVDEWYYTGDHYESFCEVPGVR; from the coding sequence ATGGCAGATAACTCTGGGCTTAAAAACCGCTACCTCGGTGTGCTGCTCATCGGGCTCGTCGGCGCGTCTTTGGGCATGTTCGGGATCAGGAACGTCGCCGAGGGCGGGCCCTCGGGAGTTGAGTTCTGCTCCCCCGATGAGGTGCCCGCCCAGGCGTGGGACACCATCGACACCGTCGAAAACGACGGCCCCTACCCCCACCCCGAGTTCGACGACCGGCGCTTTGGCAACTACGAGGGCGTCCTTCCCGAAGAGGAGCTCGGCTACTACCAGGAGTACACCGTGGAAACGCCCGGGCTGGGCCACCGCGGGGAGCGGCGGATTGTCACCGGCGGCGGTGCCGACGGCGAGGTCGACGAGTGGTACTACACGGGTGACCATTACGAAAGCTTCTGCGAAGTACCGGGGGTTAGGTAG